One window from the genome of Nicotiana sylvestris chromosome 9, ASM39365v2, whole genome shotgun sequence encodes:
- the LOC104240069 gene encoding NAD(P)H-quinone oxidoreductase subunit T, chloroplastic gives MASATSPPAPFTFLSSNQSTEHRTYGRWLTTKQRSQHGSFQVCATQEGPSKRQRAPPGVDTRIHWENEDEGWVGGSKSQSAQERIKADEKNLLDEKFSDLLNSSADSHYQFLGVSATADLEEIKAAYRRLSKEYHPDTTNLPIRAASEKFMKLKEIYDVLSDEEQRRFYDWTLAQEVASREAEKMRIKLQDPRMLEIENWESVPDMVDRLGGRNMELSDQAKSALTFDILIIIFSFCCIIYAIFFKEQY, from the exons ATGGCCTCAGCGACATCTCCACCAGCTCCATTCACCTTCCTTTCCAGCAACCAAAGCACTGAGCACAGAACATATGGCCGATGGTTGACAACAAAGCAGAGAAGCCAACATGGCAGTTTCCAAGTTTGTGCAACCCAAGAAGGCCCCAGTAAGCGACAACGTGCTCCTCCTGGTGTTGATACAAGAATTCACTGGGAGAATGAAGATGAAGGCTGGGTAGGAGGAAGTAAATCACAGTCAGCACAAGAACGAATCAAAGCAGACGAAAAGAATCTCCTTGATGAAAAATTCTCTGACCTGCTCAACAGTTCAGCTGATTCTCACTACCA GTTCTTGGGAGTATCTGCAACTGCTGATCTGGAGGAAATTAAAGCTGCATATAGGAGGCTATCAAAGGAGTATCATCCAGATACGACTAACCTTCCCATAAGAGCAGCATCAGAGAAATTCATGAAACTAAAAGAAATTTATGATGTCCTGAGTGATGAGGAACAACGTCGATTCTATGACTGGACACTAGCTCAGGAGGTAGCAAGCCGAGAAGCTGAGAAAATGAGAATAAAGCTGCAAGATCCGCGCATGCTAGAAATAGAAAACTGGGAATCCGTTCCAGATATGGTGGACAGACTTGGTGGAAGGAACATGGAGCTGAGTGATCAAGCAAAATCTGCCCTCACATTTGATATCTTGATCATTATCTTTTCATTTTGTTGCATTATATATGCAATATTCTTCAAGGAACAATATTAA
- the LOC104240071 gene encoding monothiol glutaredoxin-S2 — MVAEKPVVMFSKSKCCMCHTIKTLISSFGANLTVYELDELSNGLQLEKALLASGRRPSVPAVFIGQELIGGANEIMTLHLEGRLIPLLKKAKAIWL; from the coding sequence ATGGTAGCAGAAAAGCCAGTGGTGATGTTCAGCAAAAGCAAGTGTTGCATGTGTCACACTATAAAGACACTAATATCAAGTTTTGGTGCTAACTTAACTGTATATGAATTAGATGAACTTTCCAATGGCCTACAATTGGAAAAGGCACTGTTGGCATCAGGGAGAAGGCCTAGTGTACCAGCAGTTTTCATTGGACAAGAATTAATTGGTGGTGCTAATGAGATCATGACTCTCCATTTAGAGGGAAGGCTTATTCCTTTGCTCAAGAAAGCTAAAGCTATTTGGTTATAG